The sequence GAGATTTATCTTCCGTTATTACATTATTTAACATTAATCTATGAAGAATATCGATCTTTACAACAAAAAAGAGCTTCTTTTTTGCAAAAAAGAAATACTTCCATTCCTTTTATTATTGGGATTGCAGGGAGCGTAGCAGTAGGGAAGAGTACACTTGCTCGTGTTTTACAAGTACTATTAGAAAGAATTTATGGTCTATCTGTTTCCTTGGTGACAACAGATGGTTTTTTGTATTCTAAATCTGAATTAGAACAAAAAGGATTATTAGATCGTAAAGGATTTCCTGAAAGCTATGACATGCCAAAATTATTGCACTTTTTAGAAGAATTAAAAGTAGGAAAAAAAGAAGTACATGCTCCAATTTATTCTCATGAAAAGTACGATATTATCCCAGATGAAGTGATTACCATCTGCGAACCAGATATTGTGATTGTAGAAGGAATTAATGTTTTACAAAATCCTTGGAATGAACGAATTTATATCAGTGATTTTTTTGACTTTTCTATTTATTTAGACGCAGAAATTTTTCGCATCCAACAGTGGTATTGTGATCGATTTTTGTTATTGCGAGGAAATGAATTTGCAACAAAAGAAGAAGCCATTCGTATTGCAACAAAAGTTTGGAAATCTATCAATGAGAAAAATCTTTTGGAATATATTTTACCGACAAAATATCGGGCAGATTTGATATTACATAAGACGAAATCTCATTTTATGGATTATATTTTATTAAAAAAATGATAGGAGGGATTGGGTGGCCATCGAGAATACAGATATGGAAAAAATTATTGTATTAGACTTTGGAAGCCAATATAATCAGTTAATTACACGTCGTATTCGTGAATTTGGAGTTTACTCTGAATTATTAAGTCATCGTCTAACAGCGAAAGAAATCCAAGAAATGAAGCCAAAAGGAATTATTTTTTCTGGTGGACCAAATAGTGTCTACGATGAAAATGCATTCCATATTGATCCAGAAATTTTTGAATTAGGAATTCCTATTTTAGGAATTTGTTATGGGATGCAATTAATGGCTCATAATCTAGGTGGAAAAGTAGAATCCGCAGAAAGTAAAGAATATGGACAAGCTTTTATTGAAGTATCTGATGATGCAGTCTTATTCCAAGATACACCAAAAACACAACAAGTTTGGATGAGTCATGGAGACTTAGTAACTGAAGTACCTACTGGATTTGAAGTCGTAGCGACAAGTGAAAACTGTCCAATTGCAGCAATGCAAAATAAAGAACGTAATTTCTACGCATTACAATTCCACCCAGAAGTACGCCACAGCGAGTACGGAAACGATATTTTACGTAATTTCGCCTTTTCTGTTTGTGGTTGTTCTGGAGATTGGACAATGGATAACTTTATCGATATGCAAATTGAAAAAATTAGAGCTCAAGTAGGCTCAGAAAAAGTATTATTAGCATTATCTGGTGGAGTAGATTCTAGTGTCGTAGGTGTTCTTTTAAATAAAGCCATTGGCGATCAATTAACTTGTATCTTTGTAGACCATGGTTTATTGCGTAAAGGCGAAGCAGAACAAGTAATGGATATGTTAGGTGGAAAATTTGGCTTAAACATTATCAAAGTAGATGCGAAAGACCGCTTCTTATCTAAATTAGAAGGAGTTTCTGATCCAGAGCAAAAGCGTAAGATTATCGGAAATGAATTTATCCGTGTCTTTGATGATGAAGCAGCTAAATTAGAAGGAATTCGTTGGTTAGCTCAAGGAACTCTTTATACAGATATTATTGAAAGTGGAACAGATACTGCACAAACCATCAAATCTCACCATAATGTAGGTGGATTACCAGAAGATATGCAGTTCCAATTAATCGAACCATTGAATACTTTATTTAAAGATGAAGTTCGAGCTTTAGGATTACAAATGGGAATGACAGAAAATGTAGTTTGGCGTCAACCATTCCCAGGACCAGGATTAGGAATTCGTGTCTTAGGTGAAGTTACCGAAGAAAAATTAGAAATCGTACGTGAAAGTGATGCTATTTTACGTGAAGAAATCCAAAAAGCAGGATTAGAACGTGATATTTGGCAATACTTCACAGTTTTACCAGGAATTCGTTCTGTCGGAGTAATGGGTGATGGACGAACTTATGATTATACTATCGGAATTCGTGCAATTACTTCTATTGATGGAATGACTGCAGACTTTGCTCGTATCGATTGGGATTTATTACAAAAAATCTCTGTTCGTATCGTCAATGAAGTCGCACACGTGAATCGTGTAGTTTATGATATTACAAGTAAGCCACCAGCAACTGTAGAATGGGAATAATAAAGAAGGAGGACATCCTCCTTCTTTTTTTCTTCTATTAGTAATCACTCATTTTTTATTGCTCTTTTTTTATCTTTCATAGTGCAAAAGATTCGATCTTTTCGATTTTTATTCGCTTTATTGATTCTAATATTGATTTATTACCTGTATTATTTCTTAACAAAATCTTTTGCTTGGAAAAATGTAAAAGAACAAAAAAGAACGTAATCCCTTGATTTTGTTAGTTCTTTCTCTTTTTGAATATAATATAGAACACATACTGAGAAAAAAATGAGTTAAATTTTAATCAAATTATAATTTTAATGAGAAACTTCTTTATTTTTGTTTAATATTCATAAAAAATCAAGAAAACGATTACAAAACTGTATAATATGCATATAAATTGAATTTATTTATTAAAACGTTATCTTTCTAACATAAAAGTGTTAAAAAGATAACGTTTTCATTTTATGAACTCCATTATATTATAAGTGTGGTTGATAGATAAAACCTAATAAACAAAGTGGAGGTTAGTAATATGGAACATCCTATTCATGTTATGTCAGAAATTGGCAAACTGAAAACAGTTATGTTACATCGTCCAGGTGCGGAAGTTGAAAACTTAACACCAGATTTGATGGAACGCCTATTATTTGATGATATTCCTTATTTACCAATCGCTCAAGAAGAGCATGATTATTTCGCTAACACATTACGTGAAAATGGAACAGAAGTTTTATACTTCGAAAAATTAGCTGCTGAAGCGATTGACGCAGGAAATGTTAAAGAACAATTCCTTAAACAAATGTTAGATGAGTCTGACATTGAATCACAATACATCTACGATGCATTGTACGAATATCTAATTTCAATGAACACACAAGATATGATTGATAAAATCATCGCTGGTGTTCGTGACATCGAATTAGATTTAGGCAACGATCACTCATTATACAGTGTAGTAACTGCTGACGATCGTTATCCATTCTTAATGGATCCAATGCCAAATACTTACTTCACTCGTGACCCTCAAGCTTGCATGGGTAACGGTATTACAATCAACAAAATGACTTTCGCTGCTCGTCAACGTGAATCATTATTAACAGAAATGATTATCAAACATCACCCACGTTTTGCTAACAAAGGTGTAGAAGTTTGGTTAAACCGTGACCAAAAATGGCATATTGAAGGTGGAGACGAATTAATCTTAAACGATGAAACAATCGCAATTGGTATCTCTCAACGTACAACTGCACAAGCCATCGAAAGATTAGCTCGTAACTTATTCGCTAAACACAGCAACTTCAAACGTGTATTAGCTGTTAAAATTCCTAACAACCGTGCAATGATGCACTTGGATACAGTATTTACAATGGTTGACCGTGATAAATTCACAATTCACCCAGGTATCCAAAGCAATGGTGGAGAAGTAGATACATACATCTTAACACCAGGTGAAAACGATACAATCAACATTGAACATCGTTCTGACCTACAAAACATCTTGAAAGAAGTTTTAGGAGTTTCTGAATTATTACTATTACCTTGTGGTGGTGGAGATGCAATCATCGCTCCTCGTGAACAATGGAATGATGGTTCTAACACATTAGCAATCGCTCCAGGTGAAGTAGTAACTTATAACCGTAACTACATTTCAAACGCTTTATTACGTGAAAACGGAATTAAAGTTCACGAAGTTATTTCAAGTGAATTATCTCGCGGTCGTGGGGGCCCACGTTGCATGAGCTGTCCAATTGTTCGTGAAGATATTTAATTTAGAACTTATTTAAATAATGATGTACGGCAGGCGAGTGCCTAACCTCGCTCGCCTGTCATTTAATGATTATATTCGGAGGGAAAAAAATGAATTCAGTATTCCAAGGAAAAGACTTTTTAGCAGTTAAAGATTTTACACCAGCAGAAATCGAATATTTAGTAGATTTTGCTATTCATTTGAAAGAAATGAAAAAAAATAACATTCCTCATCGTTACTTAGAAGGTAAAAACATTGCTTTATTATTTGCAAAAACTTCTACTCGTACACGTTCAGCGTTTACAGTAGCTTCTAACGATTTAGGTGCTAACCCTGAATTCTTAGGTGCAAACGATATCCAATTAGGTAACAAAGAATCTATCGAAGATACAGCTAAAGTATTAAGCAGCATGTTCGACGGAATTGAATACCGTGGATTCGCTCAATCAGACGTTGAAGAATTAGCTGAATACTCAACAGTTCCAGTATGGAATGGTTTAACAGACAAATGGCATCCAACACAAATGATCGCTGACTACATGACAATCAAAGAAGAATTTGGTTATCTTAAAGGCTTAACATTAGCTTACGTTGGTGACGGTCATAACAACATGGCTAACAGCTTAATGGTATGTGGTGCTATGTTAGGTGTTAACGTTCACATCGTTGCTCCAGATTCATTACAACCATCAGAAGATGTTGTTGAATTAGCAAACAAATTCGCTGCAGAATCAGGTGCTCACATCTTAGTAACTAGCGACATCGACGAAGGTGTTAAAGGTGCTAACATTATGTACGCTGACGTATGGGTATCAATGGGTGAAAGCAACTGGGAAGAACGCGTTAACTTATTAAAACCTTACCAAATTAACATGGACATGATGAAGAAAACAGGAACTCCTGATGATGAATTAATCTTCATGCACTGCTTACCAGCATTCCATGATACAAAAACA comes from Catellicoccus marimammalium M35/04/3 and encodes:
- the guaA gene encoding glutamine-hydrolyzing GMP synthase, whose translation is MEKIIVLDFGSQYNQLITRRIREFGVYSELLSHRLTAKEIQEMKPKGIIFSGGPNSVYDENAFHIDPEIFELGIPILGICYGMQLMAHNLGGKVESAESKEYGQAFIEVSDDAVLFQDTPKTQQVWMSHGDLVTEVPTGFEVVATSENCPIAAMQNKERNFYALQFHPEVRHSEYGNDILRNFAFSVCGCSGDWTMDNFIDMQIEKIRAQVGSEKVLLALSGGVDSSVVGVLLNKAIGDQLTCIFVDHGLLRKGEAEQVMDMLGGKFGLNIIKVDAKDRFLSKLEGVSDPEQKRKIIGNEFIRVFDDEAAKLEGIRWLAQGTLYTDIIESGTDTAQTIKSHHNVGGLPEDMQFQLIEPLNTLFKDEVRALGLQMGMTENVVWRQPFPGPGLGIRVLGEVTEEKLEIVRESDAILREEIQKAGLERDIWQYFTVLPGIRSVGVMGDGRTYDYTIGIRAITSIDGMTADFARIDWDLLQKISVRIVNEVAHVNRVVYDITSKPPATVEWE
- the argF gene encoding ornithine carbamoyltransferase, whose translation is MIIFGGKKMNSVFQGKDFLAVKDFTPAEIEYLVDFAIHLKEMKKNNIPHRYLEGKNIALLFAKTSTRTRSAFTVASNDLGANPEFLGANDIQLGNKESIEDTAKVLSSMFDGIEYRGFAQSDVEELAEYSTVPVWNGLTDKWHPTQMIADYMTIKEEFGYLKGLTLAYVGDGHNNMANSLMVCGAMLGVNVHIVAPDSLQPSEDVVELANKFAAESGAHILVTSDIDEGVKGANIMYADVWVSMGESNWEERVNLLKPYQINMDMMKKTGTPDDELIFMHCLPAFHDTKTEYGKDVEKNYGMTEMEVTDEVFRSKYARQFQEAENRMHSIKAIMAATLGDLFIPRV
- the arcA gene encoding arginine deiminase; this encodes MEHPIHVMSEIGKLKTVMLHRPGAEVENLTPDLMERLLFDDIPYLPIAQEEHDYFANTLRENGTEVLYFEKLAAEAIDAGNVKEQFLKQMLDESDIESQYIYDALYEYLISMNTQDMIDKIIAGVRDIELDLGNDHSLYSVVTADDRYPFLMDPMPNTYFTRDPQACMGNGITINKMTFAARQRESLLTEMIIKHHPRFANKGVEVWLNRDQKWHIEGGDELILNDETIAIGISQRTTAQAIERLARNLFAKHSNFKRVLAVKIPNNRAMMHLDTVFTMVDRDKFTIHPGIQSNGGEVDTYILTPGENDTINIEHRSDLQNILKEVLGVSELLLLPCGGGDAIIAPREQWNDGSNTLAIAPGEVVTYNRNYISNALLRENGIKVHEVISSELSRGRGGPRCMSCPIVREDI
- the coaA gene encoding type I pantothenate kinase, with protein sequence MESIPITYDYYAREEWANLNHQKMAIPLSEEELQILISTQDQLNLQDIQEIYLPLLHYLTLIYEEYRSLQQKRASFLQKRNTSIPFIIGIAGSVAVGKSTLARVLQVLLERIYGLSVSLVTTDGFLYSKSELEQKGLLDRKGFPESYDMPKLLHFLEELKVGKKEVHAPIYSHEKYDIIPDEVITICEPDIVIVEGINVLQNPWNERIYISDFFDFSIYLDAEIFRIQQWYCDRFLLLRGNEFATKEEAIRIATKVWKSINEKNLLEYILPTKYRADLILHKTKSHFMDYILLKK